In Thauera aromatica K172, one DNA window encodes the following:
- a CDS encoding cbb3-type cytochrome c oxidase subunit I, producing the protein MAAYNYHPAPDHGAKAGVLAYLVTAAAVLLLLMVFGLLMRLEQGELIELGPNGFYQLMTVHGAGMVGIAGIGGAAVMWHFLGHYVALSARLLLVNLVLFLIGVAMVLGSVFLGNFHAAWTFLYPLPSHSMGLWSTGAAALFLAGMLVIGTGFLLFHLDIARALIARYGSFARALGWPQLFGTDDGNAPPPTVVASAMVTIVNVVGLVVGASILAMMLVNLYAPGFAIDPLLAKGMIYFFGHVFINATIYMAVIAVYEILPRYTRRPWKSNKVFLASWTASTLMVMFIFPHHLLMDFGFPKWMLMVGHIIGYLNTVPILVVTGYGALMIVYRSGIRWDMGTRLLFLSMLGWAAGAMPAFIDGTIRVNYVMHNTLWVPGHFHTYLLLGMVSMLFGFMYYLTKPAKDGAGAGAAESALDRLAYWAYLVGSLGFTLTFLYSGKESVARRYAEHLPEWVPYDRAGSLFAALIIAAALVFVLRFLARLGHAGSSHMRASVPAGVVTV; encoded by the coding sequence ATGGCAGCCTACAACTATCATCCCGCGCCGGACCACGGCGCGAAGGCCGGCGTGCTCGCCTACCTGGTGACCGCGGCGGCGGTCCTGCTGCTGCTGATGGTGTTCGGCCTGTTGATGCGGCTGGAGCAGGGGGAGCTGATCGAGCTCGGCCCGAACGGGTTCTACCAGCTCATGACCGTCCATGGCGCCGGCATGGTCGGGATTGCCGGCATCGGCGGTGCGGCGGTGATGTGGCATTTCCTCGGCCACTACGTCGCGCTCTCGGCGCGCCTGCTGCTGGTCAATCTGGTGCTGTTCCTGATCGGGGTGGCGATGGTCCTGGGCAGCGTCTTCCTGGGCAATTTCCACGCCGCGTGGACCTTCCTGTATCCGCTGCCCAGCCATTCGATGGGCTTGTGGAGCACCGGGGCGGCGGCGCTGTTCCTCGCCGGGATGCTGGTCATCGGCACCGGCTTCCTGCTCTTCCACCTCGACATCGCGCGCGCGCTCATCGCCCGCTACGGCAGCTTCGCCCGCGCCCTGGGCTGGCCCCAGCTGTTCGGCACCGACGACGGCAACGCCCCGCCGCCGACCGTGGTCGCGAGCGCAATGGTGACCATCGTCAACGTCGTCGGCCTGGTCGTCGGCGCCAGCATCCTGGCGATGATGCTGGTCAATCTCTACGCGCCCGGGTTCGCCATCGATCCGCTGCTGGCGAAGGGCATGATCTACTTCTTTGGTCACGTCTTCATCAACGCCACCATCTACATGGCGGTGATCGCGGTGTACGAGATCCTGCCGCGCTACACGCGCCGGCCGTGGAAGTCGAACAAGGTCTTCCTCGCCTCGTGGACGGCGTCGACGCTGATGGTGATGTTCATCTTCCCGCACCACCTGCTGATGGATTTCGGCTTCCCGAAGTGGATGCTGATGGTGGGCCACATCATCGGCTACCTGAACACGGTGCCGATCCTGGTGGTGACCGGCTACGGCGCGCTGATGATCGTGTACCGCTCGGGGATCCGCTGGGACATGGGCACGCGGCTGCTGTTCCTGTCGATGCTGGGGTGGGCGGCGGGGGCGATGCCGGCCTTCATCGACGGCACGATCCGGGTCAACTACGTGATGCACAACACCCTGTGGGTGCCGGGGCATTTCCACACCTACCTGCTGCTCGGCATGGTGTCGATGCTGTTCGGCTTCATGTACTACCTGACCAAGCCGGCGAAGGATGGGGCGGGTGCGGGTGCGGCCGAGTCGGCCCTCGATCGCCTCGCCTACTGGGCCTATCTGGTCGGTTCGCTCGGGTTCACGCTGACCTTCCTTTATTCGGGCAAGGAAAGCGTTGCCCGCCGCTACGCCGAGCATCTGCCTGAATGGGTGCCGTACGACCGCGCCGGCTCGTTGTTCGCGGCGCTGATCATCGCCGCGGCGCTGGTCTTCGTGCTGCGCTTCCTGGCCCGCCTGGGCCATGCCGGCAGCAGCCACATGCGGGCGAGCGTGCCGGCCGGAGTGGTCACGGTATGA
- a CDS encoding site-specific DNA-methyltransferase: protein MPILDWLNKRQALQAAAAVPYHLLDIEAVHGEPAADNWLIQGDNLAALKALLPFHAGRVKCIYIDPPYNTRSAFEHYDDNLEHSQWLSLMAPRLELLRELLAEDGSIWVSIDDNEGHYLKVLMDEVFGRGNFVTTVIWRKNYSPKSSARHFSEDHDYLLVYAKNGEAWTPNPMPRTEKQDKAYRNPDSDPRGPWKPGDLSARNPYSLGIYSITCPSGRELSGPPPGTYWRVSKEKLQELDRDNRIWWGKDGNNVPAIKRFLSEVKQGVVPQTWWHYDEVGHTQDAKREGIGLFGSEVFGTPKPERLIERILHIATDPGDLVLDSFLGSGTTAAVAHKMGRRYIGIEMGEHARTHCLPRLQKVIAGEQGGISRAVDWQGGGGVRFARLGAPVFLPDGQVDPQIGFTTLAAWIWYQETRTPWRPELVDAQPVSPLLGVHEGRAYFLLFNGVLGDRRPQGGNVLTSAVAALLDETAERAGVAAGTPRVVFGEACRLSELRRRALGIDFRQIPYDIRARQEAPAWR from the coding sequence ATGCCCATCCTCGACTGGCTGAACAAGCGCCAGGCCCTGCAGGCCGCCGCCGCCGTGCCCTACCATCTGCTCGACATCGAAGCCGTGCACGGCGAGCCCGCGGCCGACAACTGGCTGATCCAGGGCGATAACCTCGCGGCGCTCAAGGCGCTGCTCCCCTTCCATGCTGGGCGGGTCAAGTGCATCTACATCGATCCGCCCTACAACACCCGCTCCGCCTTCGAGCATTACGACGACAACCTCGAGCACAGCCAGTGGCTGTCGCTGATGGCGCCGCGGCTGGAACTGCTGCGCGAACTGCTCGCCGAGGACGGCAGCATCTGGGTGTCGATCGACGACAACGAGGGGCACTACCTGAAGGTGTTGATGGACGAGGTGTTCGGGCGGGGGAATTTTGTGACGACGGTGATTTGGCGGAAGAACTACTCACCCAAGTCGAGTGCTCGCCACTTCTCCGAAGACCACGATTACTTACTGGTGTATGCGAAGAACGGCGAGGCTTGGACGCCGAATCCAATGCCGCGGACGGAGAAACAGGACAAGGCTTACCGTAATCCCGACAGCGACCCCCGCGGACCTTGGAAACCTGGTGACTTGTCGGCTCGAAACCCGTACAGCCTTGGCATTTACTCCATCACTTGCCCGTCGGGGAGAGAATTGTCGGGGCCCCCACCGGGAACGTACTGGCGAGTTTCGAAGGAGAAGTTGCAGGAACTTGATCGCGACAACCGGATTTGGTGGGGGAAGGACGGAAACAACGTGCCAGCGATCAAGCGGTTTCTTTCGGAAGTGAAGCAGGGAGTTGTGCCGCAGACTTGGTGGCATTACGACGAGGTAGGGCATACACAGGACGCCAAGCGGGAGGGGATCGGGCTGTTTGGTTCGGAAGTCTTCGGTACTCCCAAACCCGAGCGCTTGATCGAACGCATTCTCCACATCGCCACTGACCCCGGCGACCTCGTGCTCGACAGCTTCCTCGGCTCGGGCACGACCGCCGCGGTCGCGCACAAGATGGGCCGGCGCTACATCGGCATCGAGATGGGCGAGCACGCGCGCACCCACTGCCTGCCGCGGCTGCAGAAGGTGATCGCGGGAGAGCAGGGCGGGATCTCCAGGGCGGTGGACTGGCAGGGCGGCGGCGGGGTGCGCTTTGCCCGCCTCGGCGCGCCGGTGTTCCTGCCCGACGGCCAGGTCGATCCGCAGATCGGCTTCACCACCCTGGCGGCGTGGATCTGGTACCAGGAGACGCGCACGCCGTGGCGGCCCGAGCTCGTCGACGCGCAGCCGGTCTCGCCGCTGCTGGGTGTGCACGAGGGGCGCGCCTACTTCCTGCTCTTCAACGGCGTGCTCGGCGACCGCCGGCCGCAGGGCGGCAACGTGCTGACCTCGGCGGTGGCGGCGCTGCTCGACGAGACGGCCGAACGCGCCGGGGTAGCGGCGGGGACGCCGCGGGTGGTGTTCGGCGAGGCCTGCCGCCTGTCCGAGCTGCGTCGCCGTGCACTCGGTATCGATTTCCGCCAGATTCCCTATGACATCCGCGCGCGGCAGGAGGCTCCGGCATGGCGCTGA
- a CDS encoding SCO family protein: MKSGARNFAAAVGVAALGTATLWWGSDGFTAFTSEAARRLSVLENPRPLPAVALEDQDGRRFTLQDYRGRLLAVEFIYTRCETICYSLGTAFRQIRDQVPAAALGREFALLSISFDPGHDAPARLRDYGRRFGADGGHWRIARPADADGLRALLAAFGVVVIPDAFGGFEHNAALHLVGRDGRLEEIRDLDAVAPFVAALGARL; this comes from the coding sequence ATGAAGTCCGGGGCGCGGAATTTCGCTGCCGCGGTGGGGGTCGCCGCGCTCGGGACCGCCACCCTGTGGTGGGGCAGCGACGGCTTCACTGCCTTCACCAGCGAGGCGGCGCGCCGCCTGAGCGTGCTGGAAAATCCGCGCCCGCTGCCGGCCGTCGCCCTCGAAGACCAGGACGGCCGGCGGTTCACGCTGCAGGACTACCGCGGGCGGCTGCTCGCGGTGGAGTTCATCTACACTCGCTGCGAGACGATCTGCTACAGCCTGGGCACCGCCTTCAGGCAGATCCGCGACCAGGTGCCGGCCGCTGCCCTCGGGCGTGAGTTCGCGCTGCTGAGCATCAGCTTCGATCCGGGGCACGACGCGCCCGCCCGCCTGCGCGACTACGGTCGCCGCTTCGGTGCGGACGGCGGGCACTGGCGGATCGCGCGCCCGGCCGATGCCGACGGCCTGCGCGCGCTGCTCGCCGCGTTCGGCGTCGTCGTGATTCCCGATGCGTTCGGGGGTTTCGAGCACAACGCCGCGCTGCACCTCGTCGGCCGCGACGGCCGGCTCGAGGAGATCCGCGACCTCGACGCGGTGGCGCCGTTCGTCGCCGCGCTCGGAGCCCGGCTGTGA
- a CDS encoding cytochrome C oxidase subunit II encodes MLQDIVWIISLVLMAVVGLGWGFVLLNSGAREENYAPLQQRAYRLRARLFWGLVAVFGVPMVLTLSDLPYDAVRPAQAGGEAQVVDATGYMWRWELSEERIEAGRPVEFRVRSADINHGFAIYDEELKIVAQVQAMPGLTNTLRHTFTRPGTYRVLCLEYCGLGHHNMFAEFTVEERS; translated from the coding sequence ATGCTGCAAGACATTGTCTGGATCATCTCGCTGGTGCTGATGGCCGTGGTCGGCCTCGGCTGGGGCTTCGTGCTGCTCAATTCGGGCGCGCGCGAAGAGAATTACGCCCCGCTGCAACAGCGCGCCTACCGTTTGCGGGCGCGCTTGTTCTGGGGGCTGGTGGCGGTGTTCGGGGTGCCGATGGTGCTCACCCTGAGCGACCTGCCGTATGACGCGGTCCGCCCCGCGCAGGCCGGCGGCGAGGCCCAGGTGGTCGACGCCACTGGCTACATGTGGCGTTGGGAACTGAGCGAGGAGCGCATCGAGGCCGGCCGGCCGGTGGAGTTCCGCGTCCGCAGCGCCGACATCAACCACGGCTTCGCGATCTACGACGAAGAACTGAAGATCGTCGCCCAGGTGCAGGCGATGCCCGGGCTCACCAACACCTTGCGCCACACCTTTACCCGGCCCGGCACCTACCGCGTGCTGTGCCTTGAGTACTGCGGCCTCGGCCACCACAACATGTTCGCCGAATTTACCGTCGAAGAAAGGAGCTGA
- a CDS encoding IMPACT family protein has protein sequence MPLTLAAPVHSELIIKKSRFIGCVQPMADRAGAQKVVAALWAQHPGARHVCWALLAGGQSAAVDDGEPSGTAGRPMLDVLRHKDLEGVLATVVRYFGGVKLGAGGLVRAYTDAVAQALLQAEKVPIVRLKTLCCVIPYALEGLLRRELDAAGAQGLEVVHGAEVELCFSLAEDAAAALVARLNEAGQGRVRWQADKDLPGR, from the coding sequence ATGCCGCTCACGCTCGCCGCCCCCGTCCATAGCGAACTGATCATCAAGAAAAGCCGCTTCATCGGCTGCGTGCAGCCGATGGCCGACCGCGCCGGGGCGCAGAAGGTGGTGGCCGCGCTGTGGGCGCAGCATCCGGGCGCGCGCCACGTGTGCTGGGCGCTGCTCGCCGGCGGCCAGTCGGCGGCGGTCGATGACGGCGAGCCGAGCGGCACCGCCGGGCGGCCGATGCTCGACGTGCTCCGCCATAAGGACCTCGAAGGCGTGCTCGCCACCGTGGTGCGTTACTTCGGCGGGGTCAAGCTGGGGGCCGGCGGCCTCGTGCGCGCGTATACCGACGCGGTGGCGCAGGCCCTGCTGCAGGCCGAAAAAGTGCCGATCGTGCGCCTCAAGACGCTGTGCTGCGTCATTCCCTATGCGCTCGAAGGCCTGCTGCGGCGCGAGCTCGATGCCGCCGGTGCGCAGGGGCTGGAGGTGGTGCACGGGGCCGAAGTCGAGCTGTGCTTCAGCCTGGCCGAGGATGCGGCCGCAGCGCTGGTGGCACGCCTGAACGAGGCCGGCCAGGGGCGGGTGCGCTGGCAGGCGGACAAGGATCTTCCGGGACGGTAG
- a CDS encoding DUF6883 domain-containing protein produces MAAEMLPGVECAQVERRKVLDYLLATAHPDGGPKARFFLARGARADAWETFANILIEHARRNPVVGVRDDPQGRARLFQIDCRVPMPDDSAPCIRTVWELRKGAACPRLVTAYPAV; encoded by the coding sequence ATGGCCGCCGAGATGTTGCCGGGGGTGGAGTGTGCGCAGGTCGAACGCCGCAAGGTGCTCGATTACCTGCTCGCGACCGCACATCCGGACGGCGGGCCGAAGGCGCGCTTCTTCCTTGCCCGCGGCGCGCGTGCGGATGCCTGGGAAACCTTCGCGAATATCCTGATCGAGCACGCGCGGCGTAATCCGGTCGTCGGCGTGCGCGATGATCCGCAGGGGCGCGCGCGGCTGTTTCAGATCGACTGCCGGGTACCGATGCCGGACGACTCGGCGCCGTGCATCCGCACCGTGTGGGAGTTGCGCAAGGGTGCCGCCTGTCCGCGGCTGGTCACCGCCTATCCTGCCGTGTGA
- a CDS encoding DEAD/DEAH box helicase yields the protein MALTLKRYQREALAALARFFTLARGARDEAALDAAFRQTLLEQEHAAETIPPYLAQGFVSDEGATPYVCVRIPTGGGKTLLGAHALAAAARHYTGQDRPLALWLVPTNVIRQQTLVALKTPGHPYREALEAHFGVDGVRVLDIADSDQIRPQDIGARALVIVGTLQALRVDDTSGRDVYAYKEAFEPHFERAPELPGFERVGERDLEAQPYLGCGDLGKVKRSFANLMYWHRPVVIIDEAHNARTPLSYDSFARLRPAALIEMTATPVRQGRHRSNVLYHVSAEELKAEEMIKLPIVLSAHPNWEEAVRDALLTRTRLAEEAARELAAGGDYLRPILLLQAEDKRGEITVERLREHLITQEHVAPERIAVATGTQRELDGVNLFDPACPVEVVITVEALKEGWDCSFAYVFCSLQNVGSSRDMEQLLGRVLRMPYAKRRRSELLNRAYAHLASTQSARVAGELADRLVAMGFEELEAVQAVFPTSLPLFGDAGAEGEPSAPALPALELVLPAAAAAGLFALDGGAAMPALRIETRPDGDLRVCLDAPPPPELRAALVGALPERKAREALMHELDRFELRHRAFTSPSQRGVAFRPLPLLCVRDAQGELELAERETLLDLAGFALAEQPPELPGFHPDEAPGAYLVDLDRGRLRIEQERAGYAVNLDLVPTTVSETDLLHWLDARLREPGTPQPQMLAWLVRVLRWLERHEGHTLTALVRHRNRLADALAERLRVLREHAQRQGLQRVLTGFETPACISAEYVFVFGRGLYPARPPYYTGRYRFAKHYYGVVGDLQEAAARQSDHEYHCAVALDGLAEVRHWVRNLPRFPEFSFWLPTASDRFYPDFVAELEDGRLLVVEYKGEGYKSSDDAVEKQRVGELWAGLSGNLFLLAVERDAQGRGVAEQLRTCIGAGECAIPEHARVVARVDIGFDGGVVPAGSEGTVVSVYDGGAAYAVEFGAMAGPMGVVFAAAAVLRRVS from the coding sequence ATGGCGCTGACGCTCAAGCGTTATCAGCGCGAGGCGCTCGCCGCGCTCGCGCGCTTCTTCACCCTGGCCCGCGGCGCGCGCGACGAGGCCGCGCTCGACGCCGCCTTCCGCCAGACCCTGCTTGAACAGGAGCACGCGGCGGAGACGATCCCGCCCTATCTGGCGCAAGGTTTCGTCAGCGACGAAGGGGCCACACCCTACGTGTGCGTGCGCATTCCCACCGGCGGCGGCAAGACCCTGCTCGGCGCGCACGCGCTCGCCGCCGCGGCCCGCCACTACACCGGGCAGGACCGCCCGCTGGCGCTGTGGCTGGTGCCGACCAACGTGATCCGCCAGCAGACGCTTGTCGCCCTGAAGACCCCCGGCCACCCCTACCGTGAGGCGCTGGAGGCGCATTTCGGCGTGGATGGCGTGCGCGTGCTCGACATCGCCGACAGCGACCAGATCCGCCCGCAGGACATCGGCGCGCGTGCGCTGGTGATCGTCGGCACGCTGCAGGCCCTGCGCGTGGACGACACCTCGGGGCGCGACGTCTATGCCTACAAGGAGGCCTTCGAGCCGCACTTCGAGCGTGCGCCCGAGCTGCCCGGCTTCGAGCGCGTGGGCGAGCGCGATCTCGAGGCCCAGCCCTACCTGGGGTGTGGCGACCTGGGCAAGGTCAAGCGCAGCTTCGCCAACCTGATGTACTGGCACCGCCCGGTGGTGATCATCGACGAGGCGCACAACGCACGCACGCCGCTGAGCTACGACAGCTTCGCCCGCCTGCGCCCGGCGGCGCTGATCGAGATGACCGCCACGCCGGTGCGCCAAGGCCGCCACCGCAGCAACGTGCTCTATCACGTCTCGGCCGAGGAGCTGAAGGCCGAGGAGATGATCAAGCTGCCGATCGTGCTCAGCGCCCATCCCAACTGGGAGGAGGCGGTACGTGATGCGCTGCTGACCCGCACCCGGCTCGCCGAGGAGGCCGCGCGCGAGCTGGCCGCGGGCGGCGATTACCTGCGCCCGATCCTGTTGCTGCAGGCCGAGGACAAGCGCGGCGAGATCACCGTCGAGCGCCTGCGCGAACATCTGATCACGCAGGAGCACGTCGCCCCCGAGCGCATCGCGGTCGCCACCGGCACGCAGCGCGAACTGGACGGCGTGAACCTGTTCGATCCCGCCTGCCCGGTGGAGGTGGTGATCACCGTCGAGGCGCTCAAGGAGGGGTGGGACTGCTCCTTCGCCTATGTGTTCTGCAGCCTGCAGAACGTCGGCTCGAGCCGCGACATGGAGCAGCTGCTCGGCCGCGTGCTGCGCATGCCCTACGCGAAGCGGCGGCGCAGCGAACTGCTCAACCGCGCCTACGCTCATCTGGCGAGTACGCAGAGCGCGCGCGTGGCCGGGGAGCTCGCCGACCGCCTGGTGGCGATGGGCTTCGAGGAGCTGGAGGCGGTGCAGGCGGTGTTCCCGACCAGCTTGCCGCTGTTTGGCGATGCGGGCGCGGAGGGCGAACCGTCCGCACCCGCCTTGCCCGCGCTGGAGCTGGTGCTACCGGCGGCCGCGGCGGCCGGCCTGTTCGCGCTCGATGGGGGGGCGGCGATGCCGGCGCTGCGCATCGAGACGCGGCCCGATGGTGATCTGCGCGTCTGCCTCGATGCCCCGCCACCGCCCGAGCTGCGTGCCGCCCTGGTTGGCGCGTTGCCCGAGCGCAAGGCGCGCGAGGCGTTGATGCACGAGCTCGACCGCTTCGAACTTCGCCACCGCGCATTCACTTCGCCTTCGCAGCGCGGCGTTGCCTTCCGCCCGCTGCCCCTGCTGTGCGTGCGCGATGCGCAAGGCGAGCTGGAACTGGCCGAGCGCGAGACGCTGCTCGATCTGGCCGGCTTCGCGCTGGCCGAGCAGCCGCCGGAACTTCCCGGATTCCACCCGGACGAGGCGCCGGGTGCCTACCTGGTGGATCTGGATCGCGGGCGTCTGCGCATCGAACAGGAACGCGCCGGCTACGCGGTGAATCTGGATCTGGTGCCGACCACGGTGAGCGAGACCGACCTGCTGCACTGGCTGGACGCTCGCCTGCGCGAGCCGGGTACGCCGCAACCGCAGATGCTCGCCTGGCTCGTTCGCGTGCTGCGCTGGCTGGAGCGCCACGAAGGCCATACGCTGACCGCCCTGGTGCGCCATCGCAACCGGCTCGCCGATGCGCTCGCCGAACGCTTGCGCGTGCTGCGCGAGCACGCCCAGCGCCAGGGCCTGCAGCGCGTATTGACCGGTTTCGAGACCCCGGCCTGCATCAGCGCCGAGTACGTGTTCGTGTTCGGCCGTGGGCTGTATCCGGCGCGCCCGCCGTATTACACCGGGCGTTACCGCTTCGCCAAGCACTACTACGGCGTGGTCGGTGATCTGCAGGAGGCTGCGGCGCGCCAGAGCGACCACGAATACCACTGCGCGGTCGCGCTCGATGGCCTGGCCGAGGTGCGGCACTGGGTGCGCAACCTGCCGCGCTTTCCGGAGTTCTCGTTCTGGCTACCGACCGCGAGCGACCGCTTCTACCCCGACTTCGTCGCCGAACTCGAGGACGGCCGCCTGCTGGTAGTCGAGTACAAGGGCGAGGGCTACAAGAGTTCGGACGACGCGGTGGAAAAGCAGCGCGTGGGCGAGTTGTGGGCGGGTTTGAGCGGCAACCTGTTCCTGCTCGCGGTCGAGCGTGATGCACAGGGGCGGGGTGTGGCCGAGCAGTTGCGTACCTGTATCGGTGCTGGCGAGTGCGCGATTCCGGAGCATGCCCGGGTGGTCGCGCGGGTCGACATCGGTTTCGACGGTGGTGTGGTGCCTGCGGGCAGCGAAGGCACGGTGGTGTCGGTGTACGACGGTGGTGCGGCCTATGCGGTCGAATTCGGGGCGATGGCCGGCCCGATGGGTGTCGTCTTCGCTGCTGCGGCCGTGCTGCGCCGGGTGTCGTGA
- a CDS encoding sigma-54 interaction domain-containing protein, with translation MSDFLMSSSFLNSLEEGVLLLDAQLGILANNEAASAMLQRESRELVGRPCPSLFPAMPCAHHCRTSGLCTLTPDDGEERKIQDVLIKNADGRERALRVWAMRVPHNAAGVHCTIILRDCSRERELEAEVREHWQLGGLTGRSVQMQDLYQKILRAAASDASVLISGESGVGKELAARALHDNSPRAGGPYVAVHCAALPETLQETELFGHSRGAFSGALTARTGRFEAAHGGTLFLDEIGEISPATQVKLLRVLQEREIVRVGENEARKVDVRIIAATHRDLKAMIAQGLFREDLYYRLCVLPLHIPALRERREDIPLLVGNMLATLAARYARPPLRLSPEAMRRLEAFDWPGNARQLFNCLEYAVVQSDGALIPPESLPPELAALSAAAPAADSAPIRPPPAKPLTRYYAPPPSADEERAAIRDALRAAGGNKAEAARRLGISRTTLWKRLARYPELDSAR, from the coding sequence ATGTCCGATTTCCTGATGAGCAGCAGCTTTTTGAACTCCCTGGAAGAAGGCGTGCTGCTGCTCGACGCCCAGCTCGGCATCCTCGCCAACAACGAGGCGGCGAGCGCGATGCTCCAGCGCGAAAGCCGCGAGCTCGTCGGCCGCCCCTGTCCGTCGCTGTTCCCCGCCATGCCCTGCGCCCACCACTGCAGAACGAGCGGCCTGTGCACGCTGACGCCGGACGACGGCGAGGAGCGCAAGATCCAGGACGTGCTGATCAAAAACGCCGACGGCCGCGAACGTGCCCTGCGGGTGTGGGCGATGCGGGTGCCGCACAACGCCGCCGGCGTGCATTGCACGATCATCCTGCGCGACTGCTCGCGCGAGCGCGAACTCGAAGCCGAAGTGCGCGAGCACTGGCAGCTCGGCGGCCTGACCGGGCGCAGCGTGCAGATGCAGGACCTCTACCAGAAGATCCTGCGCGCCGCGGCGAGCGATGCGAGCGTGCTGATCAGCGGCGAAAGCGGCGTCGGCAAGGAGCTCGCCGCACGCGCGCTGCACGACAATTCGCCGCGCGCGGGCGGCCCCTACGTCGCCGTCCACTGCGCCGCCCTGCCCGAGACGCTGCAGGAAACCGAACTGTTCGGCCATTCGCGCGGCGCCTTCTCCGGCGCCCTGACGGCCCGCACCGGGCGGTTCGAGGCGGCCCACGGCGGCACCCTGTTCCTCGATGAAATCGGCGAGATCTCGCCCGCCACCCAGGTCAAGCTGCTGCGCGTGCTGCAGGAGCGCGAAATCGTGCGCGTGGGCGAAAACGAAGCGCGCAAGGTCGATGTGCGGATCATCGCCGCCACCCACCGCGACCTCAAGGCGATGATCGCCCAAGGCCTGTTCCGCGAGGACCTCTACTACCGCCTGTGCGTGCTGCCGCTGCACATTCCGGCGCTGCGCGAGCGGCGCGAGGACATCCCCCTGCTCGTCGGCAACATGCTGGCGACCCTGGCCGCCCGTTACGCCCGCCCCCCGCTGCGCCTGTCCCCGGAAGCGATGCGCCGGCTGGAGGCCTTCGACTGGCCCGGCAACGCCCGCCAGCTGTTCAACTGCCTCGAGTACGCGGTGGTGCAGTCCGATGGCGCCCTGATCCCGCCCGAAAGCCTGCCGCCGGAACTGGCCGCGCTCTCTGCCGCCGCCCCGGCGGCGGACAGCGCACCGATCCGCCCCCCGCCCGCCAAACCCCTGACCCGCTATTACGCGCCGCCGCCGTCCGCGGACGAGGAGCGCGCCGCGATCCGCGACGCCCTCCGCGCCGCCGGCGGCAACAAGGCCGAAGCCGCACGCCGTCTGGGCATTTCGCGCACCACGCTGTGGAAGCGGCTGGCCCGCTACCCCGAGCTCGATTCCGCGCGCTGA